Proteins co-encoded in one Cytophaga hutchinsonii ATCC 33406 genomic window:
- the lepB gene encoding signal peptidase I gives MKNLVPPSFFRRIQYNTIDLLFLIIVLIIITNALPFFSTVPTVVNWLLFGVLGIVYDIVFHKYMHFTPGQDIMGMFLRNSEERGANPTAKQLAIRFILKYYLWPFVIISILIDKERRGLHDKIAKTILLELEQPKGQKRVYTNSFQEWGDSISFAIVVATFVRWIWLEPYTIPTGSMEKTLMVGDFLFVNKLSYGTRAPITPLQIPLTHQKVWGTNLKSFSDAIRLPYFRFPGFTKINNNDIVVFNYPPETDLPVDLKTNYIKRCIAIPGDSLSVHNKQLFINGVAVENPPAMQFKYKCFTNNIISERTRKKYNIHTYDLYSNDVLQFQGKKLYLIDLTPATVAKLRTAKVFDSIVDFKLDELDQNGLFFPFARKSQNWTADDYGSLWVPKAGATIKLDSNMVEMYGQTIINYEGDKTIELAGDKLKIDGKLVSEYTFKQDYYFMMGDNRHNSADSRYWGFVPGDHIVGKAWMVWLSLDSELSFPERIRWSRSFKMIK, from the coding sequence ATGAAGAATCTTGTTCCCCCTTCTTTTTTCAGAAGAATTCAATACAATACAATTGATTTATTATTTCTGATCATTGTACTGATCATTATTACGAATGCCTTACCGTTCTTCTCTACTGTTCCCACAGTTGTAAACTGGTTGTTATTCGGCGTACTGGGTATTGTGTATGATATTGTATTCCACAAATACATGCACTTCACACCCGGCCAGGATATAATGGGTATGTTTCTTAGAAACAGCGAAGAGCGCGGAGCGAATCCAACGGCAAAGCAATTAGCCATTCGTTTCATTCTTAAATATTACCTGTGGCCCTTTGTAATCATATCTATTCTGATCGATAAAGAAAGACGCGGCTTACATGATAAGATTGCTAAAACAATTTTATTGGAACTGGAACAGCCTAAAGGTCAAAAAAGAGTTTATACCAATTCGTTTCAGGAATGGGGCGATTCTATTTCGTTTGCCATTGTTGTAGCAACATTTGTACGTTGGATCTGGCTGGAGCCATACACCATACCTACCGGCTCAATGGAAAAAACATTGATGGTGGGTGATTTCTTATTCGTAAATAAATTATCCTACGGTACACGCGCACCCATCACGCCGTTACAGATTCCGCTTACACACCAGAAAGTGTGGGGAACAAATTTAAAATCATTCAGTGATGCCATTCGTCTTCCGTATTTCAGATTCCCGGGTTTCACAAAAATTAACAACAACGATATTGTTGTTTTCAACTACCCGCCGGAAACAGACCTTCCGGTTGATTTGAAAACAAATTACATCAAACGTTGTATTGCCATTCCGGGCGACAGCTTATCTGTACACAACAAGCAATTATTCATTAATGGTGTTGCAGTAGAAAATCCGCCGGCAATGCAGTTTAAGTACAAATGTTTTACAAATAATATCATCTCTGAACGTACACGTAAAAAATACAACATCCACACATACGATTTGTATTCTAATGATGTACTGCAGTTCCAGGGTAAAAAACTATACCTGATTGATCTGACACCTGCAACCGTTGCCAAGTTACGTACAGCTAAAGTATTTGATTCAATTGTAGATTTCAAACTGGACGAACTGGATCAGAATGGTTTGTTCTTCCCTTTTGCACGCAAATCCCAAAACTGGACTGCCGATGACTACGGTTCGCTGTGGGTACCCAAAGCCGGTGCAACAATTAAATTAGATTCAAACATGGTTGAAATGTATGGACAAACCATCATCAATTATGAAGGAGATAAGACAATTGAATTAGCAGGCGATAAATTAAAAATAGATGGTAAACTTGTATCTGAATATACTTTCAAACAGGATTATTATTTTATGATGGGAGACAACAGACATAACTCTGCCGACAGCAGATACTGGGGCTTTGTTCCGGGTGACCACATTGTTGGTAAAGCCTGGATGGTCTGGTTATCGCTCGATTCAGAACTTTCATTCCCGGAACGCATCCGCTGGAGCCGTTCATTTAAAATGATTAAATAA
- a CDS encoding GxxExxY protein, whose amino-acid sequence MNNQQIEDDLTYKIIGCAMKVHTTLGNGFQEVIYQRALAIEMKKADLNFVRELEMKIFYDSEEIGTRRVDFLVEDSLLIELKALKCIEDTHLAQGLNYLVAYKLDKGLLINFGAKSIEVKRLRHPKNKMLNTIPRK is encoded by the coding sequence ATGAATAATCAGCAAATTGAAGATGATTTGACCTATAAGATTATAGGTTGTGCAATGAAGGTACATACAACTTTAGGCAATGGATTTCAGGAAGTCATATATCAACGTGCTTTAGCAATTGAAATGAAAAAAGCGGATTTGAATTTTGTTAGAGAATTAGAGATGAAAATATTTTATGATAGCGAAGAAATTGGAACGCGTAGGGTTGATTTTTTAGTTGAAGATTCCTTACTCATTGAATTAAAAGCATTAAAATGCATCGAAGATACTCATTTAGCACAGGGATTAAATTATCTCGTAGCATATAAGCTAGATAAAGGCTTATTAATAAATTTTGGAGCAAAAAGTATTGAAGTGAAACGGTTAAGACATCCCAAAAACAAAATGCTTAATACGATACCAAGGAAATAA
- a CDS encoding ParB/RepB/Spo0J family partition protein gives MSNTNNIKRNALGRGLGALLKDADSVKSKNTTETTAAVASNLNEIPVEQIEVNSYQPRSHFNDEALKELSESIKIQGIIQPITVRQLAPNQYQLISGERRLRASKLAGLTNIPAYIRTANDQQMLEMALIENIQRENLNPIEIAISYQRMITECNLKQEELGDRVGKNRSTVTNYVRLLKLPPDIQVALRDNEISMGHARSIISLEKIEQQLYVLNKIKSEELSVRAVEELVRNLQNNKPASADTKGTPAKPAAAANAEISSLQNKLTSHFGTKIQVKSDKQFKGEIKIPFVSAEDLNRILEILNF, from the coding sequence ATGAGTAATACGAACAATATAAAGAGAAATGCATTGGGCAGAGGTTTAGGTGCCTTGTTGAAAGATGCGGATTCAGTAAAAAGCAAAAACACTACTGAAACAACCGCTGCTGTAGCAAGCAACCTGAATGAAATCCCGGTTGAGCAGATCGAAGTAAATAGCTATCAGCCGCGTTCTCATTTCAATGATGAAGCTCTGAAGGAATTATCGGAATCGATAAAGATCCAGGGTATCATTCAACCGATCACTGTTCGTCAGTTAGCTCCTAATCAATACCAGTTAATCTCCGGTGAACGCCGTTTACGTGCGTCTAAACTTGCAGGTTTAACAAACATTCCTGCCTACATCCGTACAGCAAACGACCAGCAGATGCTGGAGATGGCACTGATCGAAAACATTCAGCGTGAAAACCTGAATCCCATTGAAATTGCGATCAGTTATCAGCGCATGATTACGGAATGTAATTTAAAGCAGGAAGAACTGGGCGACCGTGTTGGTAAGAACCGTTCAACCGTTACCAATTATGTACGTTTACTGAAATTACCACCGGATATACAGGTTGCCTTACGTGATAACGAAATCAGTATGGGACATGCACGTTCTATTATCAGTTTGGAAAAAATAGAACAGCAATTGTATGTGTTAAATAAAATCAAAAGCGAAGAATTATCGGTGCGTGCCGTTGAAGAACTGGTACGTAACTTACAGAATAATAAACCGGCTTCAGCAGATACTAAGGGAACACCTGCAAAACCAGCAGCGGCTGCCAATGCGGAGATTTCAAGCCTTCAGAACAAATTAACCTCTCACTTCGGAACTAAAATACAGGTAAAGAGTGATAAGCAATTTAAAGGCGAGATCAAGATTCCGTTTGTTTCTGCAGAAGACCTGAACCGTATTTTAGAGATATTAAACTTCTAA
- a CDS encoding DUF5683 domain-containing protein, whose amino-acid sequence MKGFSFALFLLFTVAAQQVFAQQQQQTTVPVPSDTIEPPPTQQELANKKIMNRQPNKAALMSAILPGAGQVYNKKYWKAPLPPIGLLITGYLAIDYSNKTKVYGEAASLAEHNADRSALSTSYTNAGYNLQTLSATQLRTLQDDSRRYMYMNIVIFSGIYALNIVDAYVDAHLKEFDVNENLSFKVKPLFYATNYSHLATGLTLSIRLK is encoded by the coding sequence ATGAAAGGTTTTTCATTTGCATTATTTTTATTGTTTACTGTTGCTGCCCAGCAGGTTTTTGCTCAGCAGCAACAGCAAACTACTGTTCCCGTACCTTCCGACACGATTGAGCCTCCTCCTACCCAACAGGAATTAGCGAATAAAAAAATCATGAACCGCCAGCCCAACAAAGCTGCGCTGATGTCTGCCATATTACCGGGTGCCGGACAGGTATACAACAAAAAATACTGGAAAGCCCCGTTGCCGCCAATCGGTTTGCTGATCACAGGCTATCTGGCAATAGATTACAGCAATAAAACAAAGGTATACGGGGAAGCTGCAAGCCTTGCGGAACATAATGCAGACCGATCCGCTCTCTCTACATCCTACACAAATGCAGGCTATAACCTGCAAACACTCTCTGCCACACAACTCCGAACCCTGCAGGATGATTCCCGGAGATACATGTACATGAATATTGTCATCTTTTCGGGTATCTATGCCCTGAATATTGTAGATGCCTATGTTGATGCACACCTGAAAGAGTTTGATGTAAATGAGAACCTCAGCTTTAAGGTTAAGCCACTTTTTTATGCCACGAATTATTCCCATCTTGCAACAGGTTTAACCCTTTCTATAAGGCTTAAATAA
- a CDS encoding DUF2238 domain-containing protein, translated as MKYTSILLILFLLVLTWSGIQPKETFTWLLEIFPAIIGAIVLIATRNSFPFTPLVYTCICIHACILCVGGHYTYAEVPAFDWLKEMLHQSRNNYDKVGHFAQGFVPALIIRELFIRKEVVFNKGWLNFIVVCICMAISAAYELLEWFVSLFSGEAGDAFLGTQGYVWDTQSDMLYATIGAITALILLSSVQNKQIKQLQDQK; from the coding sequence ATGAAATACACATCCATCCTACTCATACTTTTTCTGCTTGTACTTACCTGGTCAGGTATACAACCGAAAGAAACGTTCACCTGGCTGCTCGAAATTTTTCCTGCCATTATCGGAGCCATTGTACTGATTGCTACAAGAAATTCCTTTCCGTTTACTCCGCTTGTCTATACATGTATCTGTATACATGCATGTATCCTGTGTGTTGGCGGCCATTATACCTATGCAGAAGTACCTGCATTTGATTGGTTAAAAGAAATGCTGCACCAGTCCAGGAATAATTACGATAAAGTCGGACACTTTGCGCAAGGCTTTGTACCTGCACTGATCATCCGTGAATTATTTATCCGGAAAGAAGTTGTATTCAATAAAGGCTGGCTCAATTTTATTGTTGTCTGCATCTGCATGGCAATCAGCGCTGCGTATGAATTGCTGGAGTGGTTTGTTTCACTGTTCAGCGGAGAAGCAGGCGATGCATTTCTCGGTACACAAGGCTACGTGTGGGATACACAATCCGACATGCTGTATGCTACTATTGGCGCTATCACTGCATTGATACTTTTATCTTCTGTGCAGAACAAACAGATAAAACAATTGCAGGATCAAAAGTAA
- the dapB gene encoding 4-hydroxy-tetrahydrodipicolinate reductase codes for MRIALIGYGKMGKTIERIAIERGHTISAIIDVHNKEDIKNLNGSMADVAIEFSQPESAFLNISHCLENNLPIVSGTTGWLKKKPVLDEICRQNNGSFFYASNYSIGVNIFFHLNKILAGLMKKFPDYAVSMEEIHHTEKKDAPSGTAITLAEGLMSQNSAKTKWVNEASENDDELEIISKRIDDVPGTHTVFYNSPIDTIEIKHTAHSREGFAQGAVMAAEWTAKNRGVFGMNDLLKIS; via the coding sequence ATGAGAATTGCATTAATAGGTTATGGCAAAATGGGCAAAACGATCGAACGTATTGCCATAGAAAGAGGACACACCATTTCAGCGATCATTGATGTTCATAACAAAGAAGACATTAAAAACCTGAACGGTTCAATGGCGGATGTTGCAATAGAATTTTCACAACCTGAAAGTGCTTTTTTGAATATCAGCCACTGCCTGGAAAATAACCTGCCGATCGTATCCGGTACAACCGGATGGTTAAAGAAAAAACCCGTACTGGATGAAATCTGCCGTCAGAACAACGGTTCATTCTTCTATGCTTCCAACTACAGCATTGGTGTAAATATTTTCTTTCACCTGAATAAAATATTGGCCGGATTGATGAAAAAATTTCCGGACTATGCTGTTTCCATGGAAGAGATTCACCACACAGAAAAGAAAGATGCGCCAAGCGGTACAGCGATTACATTGGCGGAAGGTTTGATGAGCCAGAACTCAGCTAAAACAAAATGGGTGAATGAAGCATCTGAAAACGATGATGAATTAGAAATTATTTCCAAACGTATCGATGACGTGCCGGGTACACATACTGTATTTTATAATTCACCGATCGATACAATAGAGATCAAACATACTGCACACAGCCGCGAAGGTTTTGCTCAGGGGGCTGTTATGGCTGCCGAGTGGACAGCAAAAAACCGTGGTGTATTTGGTATGAATGATTTGCTAAAAATCAGCTAA
- a CDS encoding (4Fe-4S)-binding protein — protein MDDITKHYSNDEITVVWKPSLCTHSTLCWKGATGLKRVFNPMQRPWITPEGGTTAEIIERVDRCPSGALSYVRLEDI, from the coding sequence ATGGACGATATCACAAAACACTACTCGAACGATGAAATAACGGTTGTATGGAAACCATCCCTTTGCACCCATTCAACGTTGTGCTGGAAAGGGGCAACCGGATTAAAACGTGTATTTAACCCTATGCAACGGCCGTGGATCACTCCTGAAGGTGGTACAACTGCTGAAATTATTGAACGCGTAGACCGATGTCCTTCGGGTGCGCTGAGTTATGTTAGGCTGGAAGATATCTGA
- a CDS encoding DEAD/DEAH box helicase: MLFQDLKLIDPILKALSEEGYTTPTPIQSQAIPYVLQGKDLLGCAQTGTGKTAAFSIPILQLLSVKKSTDRKRPIRSLIVTPTRELAIQIGESLQAYGKYTGLTSTVIFGGVNQSRQVTALQNGIDVLVATPGRLLDLMNQGFISLRHIEIFVLDEADRMLDMGFVHDVRRLLLALPAKRQSLFFSATMPPEIVKLADNILVNPSKVEVTPVSSTADTIKQFMYFVDRGNKNNLLVEVLQDPKIKTCLVFTRTKHVADKVVKMLAEHKIKAEAIHGNKSQNARQNALTNFKAQTTRILVATDIAARGIDVDNLEFVINYEIPNIPETYVHRIGRTGRAGAKGTAFSFCDAEEKAYLKDIEKLISKKIPVIDEHPYPLMDHNPPKTPQGRQQRPASSSRPKAASGANSGSSRAGNAGGSQRSSGSSSRSGSSTGKKKWYGKSGSNTK, from the coding sequence ATGTTATTTCAAGATTTAAAACTGATAGACCCCATTTTGAAAGCACTTTCAGAAGAAGGCTACACAACTCCCACTCCTATTCAGTCTCAGGCTATTCCGTATGTATTGCAAGGCAAAGACTTATTAGGCTGTGCACAAACAGGAACAGGCAAAACAGCTGCTTTTTCAATTCCTATTTTACAATTATTAAGTGTAAAGAAAAGTACGGATCGTAAAAGACCCATCCGAAGCCTTATTGTTACACCAACGCGTGAACTTGCTATACAAATCGGCGAAAGCTTACAGGCATACGGAAAATATACCGGATTAACTTCTACCGTAATCTTTGGCGGTGTTAATCAAAGCCGTCAGGTTACAGCCCTGCAAAACGGTATTGATGTATTGGTTGCCACTCCGGGCCGTTTACTGGATCTGATGAACCAGGGTTTTATTTCATTGCGCCACATTGAAATATTTGTACTCGATGAAGCCGACAGGATGCTGGACATGGGTTTTGTACATGATGTAAGACGCCTGCTGCTTGCTTTGCCTGCCAAACGTCAGTCGCTGTTCTTCTCTGCAACGATGCCTCCTGAAATTGTAAAACTTGCAGATAATATTTTAGTAAATCCGTCAAAAGTAGAAGTAACCCCGGTTTCATCTACAGCCGATACAATCAAACAGTTCATGTACTTTGTTGACAGAGGAAATAAAAACAATCTGTTGGTTGAAGTATTACAGGATCCCAAAATAAAAACCTGCCTTGTTTTCACACGTACCAAACACGTTGCAGATAAAGTTGTAAAAATGCTGGCGGAGCATAAAATTAAAGCAGAAGCCATCCACGGAAATAAAAGTCAGAATGCACGCCAGAATGCATTGACTAACTTCAAAGCACAAACAACACGGATATTGGTTGCTACTGATATTGCAGCACGTGGTATTGACGTAGACAATTTAGAATTTGTGATCAATTACGAAATTCCGAATATTCCGGAAACGTATGTACACCGCATTGGTCGTACAGGCAGAGCGGGTGCAAAAGGAACAGCTTTCTCTTTCTGCGATGCGGAAGAAAAAGCATATCTGAAAGATATTGAAAAACTGATTTCAAAAAAGATTCCTGTTATTGATGAACATCCGTATCCATTGATGGACCACAATCCGCCAAAGACACCACAAGGCCGCCAGCAGCGCCCTGCCTCATCATCACGACCTAAGGCAGCCTCCGGAGCAAACAGCGGAAGTTCACGTGCAGGAAATGCCGGCGGAAGCCAGCGCAGCAGTGGTTCTTCTTCCCGCAGCGGAAGCAGTACAGGCAAAAAGAAATGGTATGGCAAATCCGGATCGAATACTAAATAA
- a CDS encoding NAD(P)/FAD-dependent oxidoreductase, with amino-acid sequence MAHKNRFDVIIIGGSYSGLSAAMSLARSLRKVLIIDSGKPCNRQTPHSHNFITHDGHTPKQISEAAKQQVLSYDTITFYNGLAVNGEKTDTGFMVKTENGDSFTSKKLVIATGVRDLMPAYKGFADCWGISVLHCPYCHGYEVHGKTIGLLGNGNIGFEFCKLISNWTKDLILFTDGKSTLTYEQTRKVQEHNIKIVEKEIAEFIHENGYVKYVLFKDGTQHAVTALFARIPFEQHCAVPAQLGCTLNEDGLIKTDEFNKTSVPGVYAAGDNSSPMRAVAAAVAAGSKAGAVLNREMIEEAF; translated from the coding sequence ATGGCTCACAAAAACAGGTTCGATGTAATTATCATCGGTGGAAGCTACAGCGGACTATCCGCTGCGATGTCGCTTGCGCGTTCATTACGCAAGGTTTTAATCATTGACAGCGGCAAACCCTGCAACCGGCAAACTCCTCATTCCCATAATTTTATTACCCATGACGGACATACACCCAAACAAATTTCTGAAGCTGCAAAACAACAGGTGTTATCCTATGATACGATCACCTTTTACAATGGTTTAGCTGTAAACGGAGAAAAAACGGATACCGGGTTTATGGTAAAAACAGAAAACGGTGATTCTTTTACTTCCAAAAAACTGGTAATAGCTACAGGTGTGCGTGATTTGATGCCTGCCTACAAAGGATTCGCCGACTGCTGGGGAATTTCTGTTTTACATTGCCCATATTGTCATGGCTACGAAGTACACGGAAAAACAATCGGTTTGTTGGGTAATGGAAATATAGGATTTGAATTTTGTAAGCTGATCAGTAACTGGACAAAAGATCTTATTCTTTTCACCGATGGTAAATCAACGCTGACGTATGAGCAGACACGAAAAGTACAAGAGCACAACATTAAAATCGTTGAAAAAGAAATTGCTGAATTTATTCATGAAAATGGGTATGTGAAATATGTACTGTTTAAAGATGGCACGCAGCATGCAGTAACAGCTTTGTTTGCCAGGATACCGTTTGAACAGCATTGCGCAGTGCCGGCACAATTGGGTTGTACATTGAATGAAGACGGATTGATAAAAACAGACGAATTTAATAAAACCAGTGTACCTGGTGTATATGCCGCCGGTGATAACAGTTCACCCATGCGTGCTGTAGCAGCCGCTGTAGCTGCAGGTTCTAAAGCAGGCGCCGTATTGAATAGAGAAATGATTGAAGAAGCCTTCTAG
- a CDS encoding DUF3820 family protein, translating to MQANPQLLLELVNMQMPFGKYKGVILCNLPVSYLEWFQRKGFPAGKLGVLLETMYEIKLNGLEDLLKPLKK from the coding sequence ATGCAAGCGAATCCACAACTCCTGCTCGAACTCGTAAACATGCAAATGCCCTTTGGTAAATACAAAGGTGTGATATTATGTAATCTTCCGGTAAGCTACCTGGAATGGTTTCAGCGCAAAGGTTTTCCTGCGGGCAAGTTAGGTGTGCTGCTTGAAACCATGTATGAGATCAAACTAAACGGACTGGAAGATCTGTTGAAGCCGTTGAAAAAGTGA
- the lepB gene encoding signal peptidase I, with translation MYKLKKKLFYCSLPYIIFLSFTSYALKVISHVKIFTIKYNSMSPSISKGEKVIIDTNFYLHNTIQRNDVIAFYYPQQLDIKINLKTPYISRCIAIAGDTFSIKNKEVFINHLKAANPPALKFRYKCFTSEQISENTKNKYTIETDDIYLNKLVEYNNKKLYIIDLNPYNIHKLTKAQIFDSIQEFNPSEFNPSEILFPFAHKTQDWNLNNYGSIWIPKKANTIKLDPNMIEIYGQTILNYEDNKGSSVKDNKLTINGIVLHEYTFKKNYYFMMGDNRSNSADSRYWGFVPEDHIIGKARKIH, from the coding sequence ATGTATAAGCTAAAAAAAAAACTTTTTTATTGCAGCTTGCCATATATCATATTTTTATCCTTTACTAGTTATGCATTGAAGGTTATTTCACATGTGAAAATATTCACCATAAAATATAATTCAATGTCACCGTCTATTTCAAAAGGAGAGAAAGTAATTATTGATACAAATTTTTATTTGCATAATACAATTCAACGCAATGATGTAATTGCATTTTATTATCCACAACAACTCGATATAAAAATTAATCTAAAGACACCTTATATAAGCCGATGCATAGCAATCGCAGGTGATACCTTTTCAATAAAAAATAAAGAAGTTTTTATTAACCATCTAAAAGCAGCAAATCCTCCTGCTCTAAAATTCAGATATAAATGTTTTACATCTGAGCAAATTTCGGAAAATACAAAAAATAAATATACGATTGAAACAGATGATATTTATCTGAATAAATTAGTAGAGTATAATAATAAAAAACTATATATAATCGATTTAAATCCATATAACATACATAAATTAACTAAGGCACAAATATTTGATTCTATACAGGAGTTCAATCCTTCTGAATTCAATCCTTCTGAAATTTTATTTCCATTTGCACACAAAACACAGGATTGGAACTTAAATAATTACGGATCAATTTGGATACCTAAAAAAGCTAACACCATCAAATTAGATCCAAATATGATTGAAATATATGGACAAACCATTTTGAACTACGAAGACAATAAAGGATCATCAGTTAAAGACAACAAATTAACAATTAATGGTATAGTTTTACATGAATATACATTCAAAAAAAACTACTACTTTATGATGGGAGATAACAGAAGTAACTCTGCTGACAGCAGATACTGGGGTTTCGTTCCGGAAGATCACATCATAGGTAAAGCACGAAAAATACATTAG
- a CDS encoding ParA family protein translates to MGKIIAIANQKGGVGKTTTAINLAASLAALEHKTLLVDADPQANSSSGLSVNPRDVERGIYDCMVEGFDPAELIIQTEINHLDLLPSHIDLAGAEIELINLEEREFRMKKTLASIKDQYEFIILDCSPSLGLITVNALTAADSVLIPVQCEYFALEGIGKLLSTIEIIQEHLNPELHIEGVLMTMFDSRMRLSNQVVDEVKKHFEELIFETLIPRNIRLSEAPSFGIPVIAHDAESKGAQSYMSLAQEVLVRNGIVVA, encoded by the coding sequence ATGGGTAAGATCATTGCGATTGCGAATCAGAAAGGCGGCGTTGGTAAAACAACTACTGCAATCAATTTAGCAGCTAGTTTAGCAGCATTGGAGCACAAAACGCTTTTAGTTGATGCAGATCCACAGGCAAACTCTTCTTCCGGATTAAGTGTAAATCCAAGAGATGTTGAACGTGGTATTTATGATTGTATGGTGGAAGGATTTGACCCGGCCGAATTGATTATTCAAACAGAAATCAATCACCTGGACCTGCTTCCTTCTCACATCGATTTGGCGGGTGCGGAAATTGAATTAATTAATCTGGAAGAACGTGAATTCAGAATGAAAAAAACCCTGGCCAGTATTAAGGACCAATATGAATTCATCATTCTTGACTGTTCTCCTTCCCTGGGTTTAATTACCGTAAATGCGCTTACCGCTGCTGATTCTGTTTTAATACCCGTTCAGTGCGAATATTTCGCCCTTGAAGGAATTGGTAAATTATTATCAACGATTGAAATTATCCAGGAGCATTTAAATCCTGAATTACATATTGAAGGGGTGTTAATGACGATGTTTGATTCACGCATGCGTTTATCAAATCAGGTTGTGGACGAAGTAAAAAAACACTTTGAAGAATTGATTTTTGAAACACTTATTCCAAGAAACATTCGTTTAAGTGAAGCACCATCGTTTGGAATACCTGTTATTGCACACGATGCGGAAAGTAAAGGTGCACAAAGCTATATGAGTTTAGCACAGGAAGTATTGGTAAGAAACGGTATTGTTGTTGCCTGA